A part of Crassostrea angulata isolate pt1a10 chromosome 5, ASM2561291v2, whole genome shotgun sequence genomic DNA contains:
- the LOC128186177 gene encoding uncharacterized protein LOC128186177 isoform X2 — MIWVMIMMINSIILAGPPDMPNNGYGKAEYLYRVPNSEWTFPTFPNPLRRMPHWNQETVSTRILLKEYHARRFMYHILSDFLDEFFIHDSSPEKNIRSRVLFKRRRQPTTISTFKTLVHLSQELENKIETHGSIAFKEGGVVFSFHSSFEYYNEHYNYTSFQKNKEHSYIAIDDMTSLNVMNRKRATIDTFKQGEYLIDMLTSWRTIRCMRYYWDFEDIFWNHICINKTKSPTSAVLNKYVCYVGRICVDDWESYNCVRELYINSEKYQSCSIDPSVNIVFYNVFKKEYSDSFHSGIYTHANFHIKSHFLYFDTISQEQRRFWSTEDKLKKGMVSKWNITIILTVGISTECCKRFADISVGRKSHVLKKRRTGKKNINNLSSIPEVLSNCQHLVDSTNKNAELIKTHSSVGRIIRSNEEHTVRKNASLSFNTSTSILSSVNEMFSTILIYFETCQYFIRDFIHESFYNRSTSTIDNTRNYKYAQTLELFYGENYEHTSRYIDIWNVFSIIIYLEFALIHIFLLGYKLKVKPIFTFVTNQIMNLSGDSSHCQRGCENMKTQSKHEAKATEMAGSKSVVKELDCDLTKSSQLAVNSDTYENHHITCQRLQAKYAEEEKETHCPLIHQARIKTDTTSVKRVFGQNKEHVLLSSSVLPSDDDESEETSVKSFHEQEENNAFMVENNDDETNSNTKNRFSMQETLNDKLIVNDSKKHWEIMNQNVSVFPDDSFAETQSNSFGMTTHDETFKSSMSFQSSTKNGEYWSSLLPVSYTTINEVCSSKLRKSLTPIENDESHFVKDVFGNCDSEVSRRILEKERHLTSGSMKTTTRYLAEKECSLKIKKLRRRHALFAKHVRRFFKKQERKSLKHNKRRILRRICPRYSNIHHNTERLSVCCPAISRQLSQNLPQQESVTPTSHVLQENHSPYSHTSDQMNSTGTLSSIFNHISIESSRDDRSYHSEWMRLASFGCFESDDVHALRLARSGWYSTGLGDQTVCFSCQRLHQNWRRNDNPDNFHDANCSYVNLRSNNIPIPRETSIASDGVRFEESQNTGHTFYRDHATNNTRFPRSQGENLTTERLSAQNVASSSDSNSSAIPSTSDLRSSSNTSVPESTDQAAASLEDTKRAQLEALKRDPMGINFDRPKYPSYAILSERVKSFSDWPASMTQKPRDMALAGFFYAGYGDYARCFFCGGGLRNWEAGDDPCVEHARWFSKCAFVRQNKGQGFIDQVLQRAAELERQENPTKEDDKKAKEEKVMQSEAVLCIKRMGYTDEIIRSAIDTMKTRLPRGKHKVSAQEILEVVFELSSSQQTVKEERDLNTDVGSTEVPQTSGDDNSEMGASCLDTIQNDELTSLELENRNLKGQLMCMICTERNVSIAFLPCGHLTCCEDCAPAMRKCPICKELVRGTVKTFLV; from the exons ATGATTTGGGTCATGATTATGATGATTAATAGCATTATCCTGGCAGGG CCTCCTGACATGCCAAACAATGGTTATGGTAAAGCTGAATATTTGTATAGAGTCCCAAATTCCg AATGGACATTTCCAacatttccaaacccattgcgTCGGATGCCTCATTGGAATCAGGAAACGGTTTCCACTCGAATTTTATTGAAGGAATATCACGCCCGCAGATTTATGTATCATATTCTGAGTGATTTCCTTGACGAATTCTTTATTCACGATTCCAGtccagaaaaaaatatcag atctagaGTATTATTTAAAAGGAGAAGACAACCAACAACAATATCTACGTTTAAAACATTGGTTCATCTTTCTCAAGAATTGG AGAATAAAATAGAAACACATGGCAGCATCGCTTTTAAGGAGGGCGGTGTAGTTTTCTCCTTTCATTCTAGTTTTGAATACTACAATGAacattataattatacaagttttcaaaaaaacaaaGAACATTCATACATAGCGATTGACGACATGACATCGCTAAACGTTATGAACAGGAAAAGAGCCACTATCGATACGTTTAAACAAGGTGAATATCTTATTGACATGTTGACAAGTTGGAGAACGATCAGATGTATGCGATATTACTGGGATTTTGAAGACATATTTTGGAATCATATCtgtattaacaaaacaaaatccccTACATCAgctgttttaaataaatacgtGTGCTATGTAGGCCGTATATGTGTCGACGATTGGGAAAGTTATAATTGTGTAAGAGAATTATACATAAACAGTGAAAAATATCAGAGTTGTTCAATTGATCCAAGTGTGAACATTGTTTTTTACAATGTGTTTAAGAAGGAATACAGTGATAGTTTTCATTCTGGGATTTATACTCATGCAAACTTTCATATAAAATCACacttcctatattttgacacaATTAGTCAAGAACAAAGACGTTTTTGGAGTACAGAAGATAAGTTAAAGAAGGGTATGGTTAGCAAATGGAACAT AACCATCATTTTAACAGTTG GTATATCAACAGAGTGTTGCAAAAGGTTCGCAGATATCAGCGTTGGAAGGAAATCACAT gTATTGAAGAAAAGGCGGActggaaagaaaaatataaacaatcttAGCAGTATTCCCGAGGTCTTATCTAACTGTCAACACCTAGTCGATTCGACcaacaaaaatgccgaattgATTAAAACCCATTCTAGTGTTGGAAGAATTATTAGGAGTAACGAGGAGCACACTGTGAGGAAAAACGCATCATTATCTTTCAACACCTCGACGTCCATTCTATCATCTGTCAATGAAATGTTTAGtacaatattaatttattttgaaacatgcCAATATTTCATTCGTGACTTTATTCACGAGTCCTTTTATAATCGATCAACGTCTACAATTGATAACACAAGAAATTACAAATATGCTCAAACTTTAGAATTATTTTACGGAGAAAACTACGAACACACGTCGA GATATATTGATATATGGAACGTATTCAGTATAATTATATACCTTGAATTTGCATTGATCCACATTTT CCTTCTTGGGTATAAATTGAAAGTAAAACCGATATTCACATTTGTTACCAATCAAATAATGAATCTGAGCGGGGATTCTAGTCATTGTCAAAGAGGGTGTGAAAATATGAAGACGCAATCGAAACACGAGGCTAAAGCAACTGAAATGGCCGGTAGTAAAAGTGTGGTGAAGGAATTAGATTGTGACCTGACTAAATCTTCACAATTAGCTGTTAATAGCGATACCTATGAAAACCATCATATTACTTGTCAAAGATTACAGGCTAAATATGCTGAAGAAGAAAAAGAGACACATTGTCCTTTGATACATCAAGCTAGAATAAAAACAGATACGACATCCGTTAAACGTGTATTTGGTCAAAATAAGGAACATGTTTTATTATCCTCATCTGTATTGCCTTCAGATGATGATGAAAGTGAAGAAACAAGTGTCAAGTCATTCCATGAACAAGAGGAAAACAACGCGTTTATGGTTGAAAACAACGACGATGAAACAAATTCCAATACAAAAAACAGATTTTCAATGCAAGAaacattaaatgataaattaattgtaaatgatAGCAAGAAGCATTGGGAAATAATGAATCAAAATGTTTCTGTGTTTCCTGACGACAGTTTCGCTGAAACACAATCGAACTCGTTTGGAATGACTACACATGATGAAACATTTAAGTCATCGATGAGTTTCCAAAGTTCTACAAAAAATGGAGAATATTGGTCTTCACTGTTACCTGTATCCTATACAACTATTAACGAAGTTTGTTCTTCAAAACTGCGTAAATCACTGACTCCTATAGAAAACGATGAATCCCATTTCGTAAAAGATGTTTTTGGAAATTGCGATAGTGAAGTGTCAAGAAGAATTCTGGAAAAAGAACGACATCTAACATCAGGCTCAATGAAAACAACAACACGTTATCTGGCTGAAAAGGAATGCTCAttaaagataaagaaattaaGACGACGACACGCATTGTTTGCTAAGCACGTCAGAagattctttaaaaaacaagagaggaaaagtttaaaacataacaaaagaagaattttaagAAGAATATGCCCACGCTACTCTAACATACATCACAATACAGAAAGGCTTTCTGTTTGTTGTCCCGCAATCTCCAGACAATTATCCCAAAATTTACCACAGCAGGAAAGTGTAACTCCAACCAGTCACGTTTTGCAAGAAAACCACTCACCTTATTCACACACATCGGATCAAATGAACAGCACAGGTACATTGTCATctatttttaatcatatttctaTTGAATCGTCACGTGATGATCGTAGTTACCATTCGGAATGGATGAGACTGGCTTCTTTTGGATGCTTTGAATCGGATGATGTACATGCTTTGAGACTTGCTAGAAGTGGTTGGTATAGCACTGGGCTGGGGGACCAGACTGTCTGTTTCAGTTGTCAAAGACTGCATCAAAACTGGAGGAGAAATGATAACCCAGATAACTTTCATGATGCGAACTGCAG TTATGTCAACCTACGGTCAAATAACATACCTATACCACGTGAGACCTCCATTGCTAGTGATGGCGTTAGATTCGAAGAAAGTCAAAATACTGGTCACACG TTTTATCGTGATCATGCTACGAACAACACTCGGTTTCCACGCAGTCAGGGTGAAAATCTAACAACAGAAAGACTTTCCGCACAAAATGTAGCATCGTCGTCTGACTCAAATTCGTCGGCTATTCCATCAACGTCAGACCTGCGTTCTTCAAGCAATACGAGTGTTCCTGAAAGCACAGACCAAGCGGCGGCTTCATTGGAGGACACAAAGCGAGCTCAGTTAGAAGCCCTGAAAAGAGACCCTATGGGGATAAACTTCGATCGCCCGAAATACCCGTCGTATGCTATTCTATCTGAAAGAGTTAAGTCGTTTTCTGATTGGCCAGCCAGTATGACCCAAAAACCACGTGACATGGCGTTGGCTGGTTTCTTCTATGCGGGATATGGAGACTATGCACGTTGCTTTTTCTGTGGCGGAGGACTCAGAAATTGGGAGGCCGGTGATGATCCATGC GTTGAACATGCGCGTTGGTTCAGTAAATGTGCTTTTGTGAGACAGAACAAAGGTCAAGGATTTATTGATCAAGTTTTACAGAGAGCTGCAGAATTG GAAAGACAGGAAAATCCAACAAAAG AAGATGATAAAAAAGCCAAAGAAGAAAAAGTGATGCAGTCTGAAGCTGTACTCTGTATCAAACGTATGGGCTATACTGACGAAATCATCAGATCTGCCATTGATACCATGAAGACCCGCCTACCCAGAG GAAAACATAAGGTTTCGGCACAGGAAATATTAGAAGTTGTTTTTGAGCTATCTTCATCACAACAAACTGTTAAGGAAGAGCGAGATCTTAACACTGATGTAGGATCAACGGAAGTCCCGCAAACATCAG GTGATGATAATTCTGAGATGGGAGCATCTTGTTTAGACACCATACAGAATGATG AATTAACTTCACTTGAGCTTGAAAACCGGAATCTAAAGGGACAGCTGATGTGTATGATATGTACGGAGAGAAACGTGTCGATTGCCTTCCTTCCGTGTGGTCACTTGACCTGCTGTGAAGACTGCGCACCTGCCATGAGGAAATGTCCGATTTGTAAAGAATTGGTCAGGGGCACTGTCAAAACCTTCctcgtttaa
- the LOC128186177 gene encoding uncharacterized protein LOC128186177 isoform X5, translating into MIWVMIMMINSIILAGPPDMPNNGYGKAEYLYRVPNSVLYGTEWTFPTFPNPLRRMPHWNQETVSTRILLKEYHARRFMYHILSDFLDEFFIHDSSPEKNIRSRVLFKRRRQPTTISTFKTLVHLSQELENKIETHGSIAFKEGGVVFSFHSSFEYYNEHYNYTSFQKNKEHSYIAIDDMTSLNVMNRKRATIDTFKQGEYLIDMLTSWRTIRCMRYYWDFEDIFWNHICINKTKSPTSAVLNKYVCYVGRICVDDWESYNCVRELYINSEKYQSCSIDPSVNIVFYNVFKKEYSDSFHSGIYTHANFHIKSHFLYFDTISQEQRRFWSTEDKLKKGMVSKWNITIILTVGISTECCKRFADISVGRKSHVLKKRRTGKKNINNLSSIPEVLSNCQHLVDSTNKNAELIKTHSSVGRIIRSNEEHTVRKNASLSFNTSTSILSSVNEMFSTILIYFETCQYFIRDFIHESFYNRSTSTIDNTRNYKYAQTLELFYGENYEHTSRYIDIWNVFSIIIYLEFALIHIFLLGYKLKVKPIFTFVTNQIMNLSGDSSHCQRGCENMKTQSKHEAKATEMAGSKSVVKELDCDLTKSSQLAVNSDTYENHHITCQRLQAKYAEEEKETHCPLIHQARIKTDTTSVKRVFGQNKEHVLLSSSVLPSDDDESEETSVKSFHEQEENNAFMVENNDDETNSNTKNRFSMQETLNDKLIVNDSKKHWEIMNQNVSVFPDDSFAETQSNSFGMTTHDETFKSSMSFQSSTKNGEYWSSLLPVSYTTINEVCSSKLRKSLTPIENDESHFVKDVFGNCDSEVSRRILEKERHLTSGSMKTTTRYLAEKECSLKIKKLRRRHALFAKHVRRFFKKQERKSLKHNKRRILRRICPRYSNIHHNTERLSVCCPAISRQLSQNLPQQESVTPTSHVLQENHSPYSHTSDQMNSTGTLSSIFNHISIESSRDDRSYHSEWMRLASFGCFESDDVHALRLARSGWYSTGLGDQTVCFSCQRLHQNWRRNDNPDNFHDANCSYVNLRSNNIPIPRETSIASDGVRFEESQNTGHTFYRDHATNNTRFPRSQGENLTTERLSAQNVASSSDSNSSAIPSTSDLRSSSNTSVPESTDQAAASLEDTKRAQLEALKRDPMGINFDRPKYPSYAILSERVKSFSDWPASMTQKPRDMALAGFFYAGYGDYARCFFCGGGLRNWEAGDDPCVEHARWFSKCAFVRQNKGQGFIDQVLQRAAELERQENPTKELQ; encoded by the exons ATGATTTGGGTCATGATTATGATGATTAATAGCATTATCCTGGCAGGG CCTCCTGACATGCCAAACAATGGTTATGGTAAAGCTGAATATTTGTATAGAGTCCCAAATTCCg TTCTATATGGAACAGAATGGACATTTCCAacatttccaaacccattgcgTCGGATGCCTCATTGGAATCAGGAAACGGTTTCCACTCGAATTTTATTGAAGGAATATCACGCCCGCAGATTTATGTATCATATTCTGAGTGATTTCCTTGACGAATTCTTTATTCACGATTCCAGtccagaaaaaaatatcag atctagaGTATTATTTAAAAGGAGAAGACAACCAACAACAATATCTACGTTTAAAACATTGGTTCATCTTTCTCAAGAATTGG AGAATAAAATAGAAACACATGGCAGCATCGCTTTTAAGGAGGGCGGTGTAGTTTTCTCCTTTCATTCTAGTTTTGAATACTACAATGAacattataattatacaagttttcaaaaaaacaaaGAACATTCATACATAGCGATTGACGACATGACATCGCTAAACGTTATGAACAGGAAAAGAGCCACTATCGATACGTTTAAACAAGGTGAATATCTTATTGACATGTTGACAAGTTGGAGAACGATCAGATGTATGCGATATTACTGGGATTTTGAAGACATATTTTGGAATCATATCtgtattaacaaaacaaaatccccTACATCAgctgttttaaataaatacgtGTGCTATGTAGGCCGTATATGTGTCGACGATTGGGAAAGTTATAATTGTGTAAGAGAATTATACATAAACAGTGAAAAATATCAGAGTTGTTCAATTGATCCAAGTGTGAACATTGTTTTTTACAATGTGTTTAAGAAGGAATACAGTGATAGTTTTCATTCTGGGATTTATACTCATGCAAACTTTCATATAAAATCACacttcctatattttgacacaATTAGTCAAGAACAAAGACGTTTTTGGAGTACAGAAGATAAGTTAAAGAAGGGTATGGTTAGCAAATGGAACAT AACCATCATTTTAACAGTTG GTATATCAACAGAGTGTTGCAAAAGGTTCGCAGATATCAGCGTTGGAAGGAAATCACAT gTATTGAAGAAAAGGCGGActggaaagaaaaatataaacaatcttAGCAGTATTCCCGAGGTCTTATCTAACTGTCAACACCTAGTCGATTCGACcaacaaaaatgccgaattgATTAAAACCCATTCTAGTGTTGGAAGAATTATTAGGAGTAACGAGGAGCACACTGTGAGGAAAAACGCATCATTATCTTTCAACACCTCGACGTCCATTCTATCATCTGTCAATGAAATGTTTAGtacaatattaatttattttgaaacatgcCAATATTTCATTCGTGACTTTATTCACGAGTCCTTTTATAATCGATCAACGTCTACAATTGATAACACAAGAAATTACAAATATGCTCAAACTTTAGAATTATTTTACGGAGAAAACTACGAACACACGTCGA GATATATTGATATATGGAACGTATTCAGTATAATTATATACCTTGAATTTGCATTGATCCACATTTT CCTTCTTGGGTATAAATTGAAAGTAAAACCGATATTCACATTTGTTACCAATCAAATAATGAATCTGAGCGGGGATTCTAGTCATTGTCAAAGAGGGTGTGAAAATATGAAGACGCAATCGAAACACGAGGCTAAAGCAACTGAAATGGCCGGTAGTAAAAGTGTGGTGAAGGAATTAGATTGTGACCTGACTAAATCTTCACAATTAGCTGTTAATAGCGATACCTATGAAAACCATCATATTACTTGTCAAAGATTACAGGCTAAATATGCTGAAGAAGAAAAAGAGACACATTGTCCTTTGATACATCAAGCTAGAATAAAAACAGATACGACATCCGTTAAACGTGTATTTGGTCAAAATAAGGAACATGTTTTATTATCCTCATCTGTATTGCCTTCAGATGATGATGAAAGTGAAGAAACAAGTGTCAAGTCATTCCATGAACAAGAGGAAAACAACGCGTTTATGGTTGAAAACAACGACGATGAAACAAATTCCAATACAAAAAACAGATTTTCAATGCAAGAaacattaaatgataaattaattgtaaatgatAGCAAGAAGCATTGGGAAATAATGAATCAAAATGTTTCTGTGTTTCCTGACGACAGTTTCGCTGAAACACAATCGAACTCGTTTGGAATGACTACACATGATGAAACATTTAAGTCATCGATGAGTTTCCAAAGTTCTACAAAAAATGGAGAATATTGGTCTTCACTGTTACCTGTATCCTATACAACTATTAACGAAGTTTGTTCTTCAAAACTGCGTAAATCACTGACTCCTATAGAAAACGATGAATCCCATTTCGTAAAAGATGTTTTTGGAAATTGCGATAGTGAAGTGTCAAGAAGAATTCTGGAAAAAGAACGACATCTAACATCAGGCTCAATGAAAACAACAACACGTTATCTGGCTGAAAAGGAATGCTCAttaaagataaagaaattaaGACGACGACACGCATTGTTTGCTAAGCACGTCAGAagattctttaaaaaacaagagaggaaaagtttaaaacataacaaaagaagaattttaagAAGAATATGCCCACGCTACTCTAACATACATCACAATACAGAAAGGCTTTCTGTTTGTTGTCCCGCAATCTCCAGACAATTATCCCAAAATTTACCACAGCAGGAAAGTGTAACTCCAACCAGTCACGTTTTGCAAGAAAACCACTCACCTTATTCACACACATCGGATCAAATGAACAGCACAGGTACATTGTCATctatttttaatcatatttctaTTGAATCGTCACGTGATGATCGTAGTTACCATTCGGAATGGATGAGACTGGCTTCTTTTGGATGCTTTGAATCGGATGATGTACATGCTTTGAGACTTGCTAGAAGTGGTTGGTATAGCACTGGGCTGGGGGACCAGACTGTCTGTTTCAGTTGTCAAAGACTGCATCAAAACTGGAGGAGAAATGATAACCCAGATAACTTTCATGATGCGAACTGCAG TTATGTCAACCTACGGTCAAATAACATACCTATACCACGTGAGACCTCCATTGCTAGTGATGGCGTTAGATTCGAAGAAAGTCAAAATACTGGTCACACG TTTTATCGTGATCATGCTACGAACAACACTCGGTTTCCACGCAGTCAGGGTGAAAATCTAACAACAGAAAGACTTTCCGCACAAAATGTAGCATCGTCGTCTGACTCAAATTCGTCGGCTATTCCATCAACGTCAGACCTGCGTTCTTCAAGCAATACGAGTGTTCCTGAAAGCACAGACCAAGCGGCGGCTTCATTGGAGGACACAAAGCGAGCTCAGTTAGAAGCCCTGAAAAGAGACCCTATGGGGATAAACTTCGATCGCCCGAAATACCCGTCGTATGCTATTCTATCTGAAAGAGTTAAGTCGTTTTCTGATTGGCCAGCCAGTATGACCCAAAAACCACGTGACATGGCGTTGGCTGGTTTCTTCTATGCGGGATATGGAGACTATGCACGTTGCTTTTTCTGTGGCGGAGGACTCAGAAATTGGGAGGCCGGTGATGATCCATGC GTTGAACATGCGCGTTGGTTCAGTAAATGTGCTTTTGTGAGACAGAACAAAGGTCAAGGATTTATTGATCAAGTTTTACAGAGAGCTGCAGAATTG GAAAGACAGGAAAATCCAACAAAAG AATTACAATGA